The stretch of DNA GACGATGAGGTAATTATCCCAATACCTACTTTTACACAGTATAGGATATCTGCATTAATATATGGTGCAAAGATAAAATATGCAAAATTTGACAAGGAAAATGACTTTAAATTAGATGTTGATAGTGTTTTAAACAATATTACAAATAAAACAAAAATTATATTTTTATGCTCTCCAAACAATCCTACGGGAAATATTATCGATAAAAAGAATATCGAAAAAATCATAAATTCCACAGATGCCTTGGTGGTAATAGACCACGCCTATATTGAATACTCAAAAAAGGAATACGATTTAACAGACTGGGCATTAAAATATGACAATGTTTTGGTTTTAAGAACATTCTCAAAGGTATTTGGTTTAGCAGGTCAGAGGATAGGTTATGGCATTACAAACAAAAAACTCGTAGATTATATGATGAGGGTTAAACCTATATTCAGTTTAACAAGATTAAGCCAAATCTGTGCCATTACAGCACTGAGGGATAAAGAATTTTTCAATAAATCAAAAAATGATGGTATAAGAAGTAGAGAAATACTATACGAAGGATTAAAGAAATTTAAAGAGTTAAAAGTTTATCCCTCTGAGGCAAACTATATCTTAGTTGAGGTTAAGAATGGTATGAGCTCAGGTGAGTTTTGTGAGGAGCTCCTAAAAAGAGGTGTAATTATTAGGGATTGCAAATCCTTTGAAGGTCTTGATGGAGAGTATGTAAGAATAGCCATTGGAACTTTTAAAGAGGATAGAAGATTTTTAGAGATTTTAAAGGATATTGTTGAATAATTAATAAATTAATATTTAATATTTAGAAATAAATAAGATATGGTTTATATTTTTTATCTCTTTATTTACTTTTTTATATTTTATTTTACTTCAAGACTTATGTAAAATTTAGGAGGATTTAGATGATTAAACCGTTTTTAAAATGGGCTGGTGGTAAAACCCAAATTATAAACTCCATAGATGAAAATCTACCAAAAGACTTAAAAGATGGTAAGATTAAAAGATATATAGAGCCCTTCGTTGGTGGTGGAGCTGTTCTTTTTTATATTTTGCAGAAGTATGAGCTCAGGGATGTTGTTATAAATGATATTAATAGTGATTTGATTTTAACATATAAGGTTGTAAAAAATGATGTTAATAATTTAATCAATGAACTATCTGAAATTAAAGATAGATTTTTATCATTAAGTGATGAAAATAGAAAAAATTTTTATTATAATATTAGAGAAGAATTTAATAAATCAAAAGAGGAAATGGATGATATAAAAAGAGCTTCATATTTTATAGTTCTAAATAAAACCTGTTATAATGGTTTATACAGAGTTAATAAAAAAGGTGGTTTTAATGTTCCTTATGGAATGTATAAAAATCCAAAGATATTTGATGCGGACAATTTAAAACAAATATCTAAATTATTAAAAAATGTAAAAATATTATGTGGGGATTTTGAAATAATTGAAGAATATGTTGATAAAGATAGTTTTGTATATTTTGATCCACCCTATAAGCCAATAAATAAAACCTCCTCTTTTACAGCATATACAAAATACAATTTCTCAGATAGTGATCAGATAAGATTATCAGAGCTCTACAAAAAATTAGATAGACGAGGGGCTAAGTTAATG from Methanothermococcus okinawensis IH1 encodes:
- a CDS encoding DNA adenine methylase, translated to MIKPFLKWAGGKTQIINSIDENLPKDLKDGKIKRYIEPFVGGGAVLFYILQKYELRDVVINDINSDLILTYKVVKNDVNNLINELSEIKDRFLSLSDENRKNFYYNIREEFNKSKEEMDDIKRASYFIVLNKTCYNGLYRVNKKGGFNVPYGMYKNPKIFDADNLKQISKLLKNVKILCGDFEIIEEYVDKDSFVYFDPPYKPINKTSSFTAYTKYNFSDSDQIRLSELYKKLDRRGAKLMLSNSYDIEFFRQLYSNYFIKKITAKRMINCKGDKRGNIYELLITNY
- the hisC gene encoding histidinol-phosphate transaminase; amino-acid sequence: MIDNNIRDIVKTFKAYVPGKSKEEIARNYGINPNDIIKLGSNENPWGCSPKIKDEILKEIPKIHQYPEPINPTLMEELSKFTGAPMENIIVGGDGADEVIDATMRILIDKDDEVIIPIPTFTQYRISALIYGAKIKYAKFDKENDFKLDVDSVLNNITNKTKIIFLCSPNNPTGNIIDKKNIEKIINSTDALVVIDHAYIEYSKKEYDLTDWALKYDNVLVLRTFSKVFGLAGQRIGYGITNKKLVDYMMRVKPIFSLTRLSQICAITALRDKEFFNKSKNDGIRSREILYEGLKKFKELKVYPSEANYILVEVKNGMSSGEFCEELLKRGVIIRDCKSFEGLDGEYVRIAIGTFKEDRRFLEILKDIVE